The following proteins come from a genomic window of Achromobacter deleyi:
- a CDS encoding peptidoglycan D,D-transpeptidase FtsI family protein gives MKRVPFFDNPVLRGQLPTWRARLVLILLFGGFTVLAGRALFLQGLSTEFLQQQGERRYERTLTLSATRGKIMDRNGAVLASSVPARAIWAIPEDLKQATASQLDSLAKLLETPIADLRRRVEEDKNFVYLKRQVSMDVADKIKQLGLPGVHQQPETRRYYPDGDVMAHVVGFNSVEDQGQEGVELTFNQQLSGRPGSRRVIKDRLGRVIEDVQAVTLPVDGRDLRLSIDTRLQYLVFKELKDAMDKHQAKGATAVVVDVHTGEILALANVPTFDPNKRETFHGANLRNQAITDTFEPGSIMKPFTAALALDLGRITTSTLFETGNGRFTYQGSTISDVSRNGTLDVAGVLRKSSNIGMTMISEKLESREMWDRFTELGLGQAPQVGFPGAAPGRLRPWDRWRLIEKATMAYGYGLSVSLLQVARAYTVFARNGDMVSLTLVKRDSDPTSVKIYTPKTTALVRGMLEAAAGPEGTKAAQVQGYRVAGKSGTARKIVDGKYSMQRYRSSYVGFAPVSDPRIVVAVSIDEPTVGGYYGGAIAAPVFSHIVGGSLRLMGVRPDAPFESTIVAGIKEPGR, from the coding sequence ATGAAGCGCGTTCCGTTCTTCGACAATCCGGTGCTGCGCGGCCAGTTGCCCACCTGGCGCGCGCGCCTGGTGCTGATCCTGCTGTTCGGCGGCTTCACGGTGCTGGCCGGCCGCGCGCTGTTCCTGCAGGGGCTGTCCACCGAATTCCTGCAGCAGCAGGGCGAGCGCCGCTACGAGCGCACCCTGACGCTGTCCGCCACGCGCGGCAAGATCATGGACCGCAATGGCGCGGTGCTGGCATCCAGCGTGCCGGCGCGCGCCATCTGGGCCATTCCCGAAGACCTGAAGCAGGCCACGGCCAGCCAGCTGGATTCGCTGGCCAAGCTGCTCGAGACTCCGATCGCCGACCTGCGCCGCCGGGTCGAGGAAGACAAGAATTTCGTCTACCTGAAGCGTCAGGTCTCGATGGACGTGGCCGACAAGATCAAGCAGCTCGGCCTGCCCGGCGTGCACCAGCAGCCCGAGACCCGCCGCTACTACCCGGACGGCGACGTGATGGCCCACGTGGTGGGTTTCAACAGCGTCGAGGACCAGGGCCAGGAAGGCGTCGAGCTGACTTTCAACCAGCAGTTGTCGGGCCGCCCGGGCAGCCGCCGCGTCATCAAGGACCGGCTGGGCCGCGTCATCGAGGACGTGCAGGCCGTGACGCTGCCGGTGGATGGCCGCGATCTGCGCCTGTCGATCGATACCCGCCTGCAGTACCTGGTGTTCAAGGAGCTGAAGGACGCCATGGACAAGCACCAGGCCAAGGGCGCCACCGCCGTGGTCGTGGACGTCCACACCGGCGAGATCCTGGCGCTGGCCAACGTGCCGACCTTCGATCCGAACAAGCGCGAGACCTTCCACGGCGCCAACCTGCGCAACCAGGCCATCACCGACACGTTCGAGCCCGGCTCGATCATGAAGCCGTTCACCGCCGCGCTGGCGCTGGACCTGGGCCGCATCACGACCTCGACCCTGTTCGAGACCGGCAACGGCCGTTTCACCTACCAGGGCAGCACGATCAGCGACGTCAGCCGTAACGGCACGCTGGACGTGGCCGGCGTGCTGCGCAAGTCCAGCAACATCGGCATGACGATGATCTCCGAGAAGCTGGAATCCCGTGAAATGTGGGATCGCTTTACCGAATTGGGCCTCGGCCAGGCGCCGCAGGTGGGATTCCCCGGCGCGGCACCCGGCCGCCTGCGTCCGTGGGACCGCTGGCGCCTGATCGAGAAGGCCACCATGGCCTATGGCTACGGCCTGTCGGTGTCGCTGCTGCAGGTGGCGCGCGCCTACACCGTGTTCGCCCGCAACGGCGACATGGTGTCGCTGACCCTGGTCAAGCGCGACAGCGATCCGACCAGCGTCAAGATCTATACGCCCAAGACCACCGCGCTGGTGCGCGGCATGCTGGAAGCGGCCGCCGGTCCGGAAGGCACCAAGGCCGCCCAGGTCCAGGGCTACCGCGTGGCCGGCAAGAGCGGCACCGCGCGCAAGATCGTCGACGGCAAGTACAGCATGCAGCGCTACCGCAGCTCGTACGTGGGCTTTGCGCCGGTGTCCGATCCCAGGATCGTGGTGGCCGTCTCGATCGACGAGCCCACGGTCGGCGGCTATTACGGCGGCGCGATCGCCGCACCCGTGTTCTCCCATATCGTCGGCGGGAGTCTGCGGCTGATGGGGGTGCGACCGGACGCACCCTTCGAATCCACTATTGTTGCCGGTATCAAGGAGCCAGGCAGATGA
- the ftsL gene encoding cell division protein FtsL encodes MGRVNLIVAALLMLSAISLVTSRYQSRQLFVELGRDQAQARDLETNWRRLQLERAELARNARVDVIARDSLKMIPIVPDRTLYLNQAPVPANGGAQ; translated from the coding sequence ATGGGTCGCGTCAACCTGATCGTTGCGGCTTTGCTGATGCTGTCGGCCATTTCCCTGGTCACCAGCCGGTATCAGTCGCGCCAGCTCTTCGTCGAGCTGGGCCGCGATCAGGCGCAGGCGCGCGACCTGGAAACCAACTGGCGGCGTTTGCAGCTGGAACGCGCCGAGCTGGCGCGCAACGCGCGGGTCGACGTGATCGCGCGCGACAGCCTGAAGATGATTCCCATCGTGCCTGACCGCACGCTCTACCTGAACCAGGCGCCGGTGCCGGCCAATGGAGGCGCCCAATGA
- the rsmH gene encoding 16S rRNA (cytosine(1402)-N(4))-methyltransferase RsmH: MEFEHRPVLLEPTVDALLLADFGGKGAARSQPGDEPAAATRAERGVFVDGTFGRGGHSRELLGRLGPAARLVVFDKDPEAIAVANALATADARVTVVHGGFATMAEELRQLGIEKVDGVMLDLGVSSPQIDDAERGFSFMRDGPLDMRMDTTRGPTVADWLAQASVDEMREVIADYGEERFAFQVAKAIAARRATRPLRTTLELAECVASAVRTREKGQHPATRTFQALRIYINRELEELARTLASALDLLAPGGRLAVISFHSLEDRMVKQCIAAAARPAAAHARLPLRESEMPQPVLRSLGRVLAEDDEVSANARARSAVLRVAERTVTPLPAEGGMAFVKIGSLPGSDLAPPPRRGGKGGRR, from the coding sequence ATGGAATTCGAACATCGGCCCGTCCTGCTGGAGCCGACGGTGGACGCGCTGTTGCTGGCCGATTTCGGCGGCAAGGGCGCGGCACGGTCGCAGCCCGGCGACGAGCCAGCCGCGGCTACGCGAGCGGAACGCGGCGTCTTCGTGGACGGCACCTTTGGTCGCGGCGGTCACAGCCGCGAGCTGCTTGGTCGCCTGGGCCCGGCGGCGCGCCTGGTGGTGTTCGACAAGGATCCCGAGGCGATCGCGGTAGCCAATGCGTTGGCGACAGCGGACGCCCGGGTGACGGTGGTGCATGGCGGCTTTGCCACCATGGCCGAAGAATTGCGGCAGCTCGGCATCGAGAAGGTCGATGGCGTGATGCTGGATCTGGGCGTGTCGTCGCCTCAGATCGATGATGCCGAGCGCGGTTTCTCGTTCATGCGGGACGGGCCGCTCGACATGCGGATGGACACCACTCGTGGACCCACGGTGGCGGATTGGCTGGCGCAAGCCAGTGTGGATGAGATGCGGGAGGTCATAGCGGATTATGGCGAAGAACGGTTTGCTTTTCAGGTTGCAAAGGCGATTGCTGCTCGCCGCGCAACAAGGCCGCTGCGCACCACGCTCGAACTTGCCGAGTGCGTCGCCAGCGCCGTCCGCACGCGCGAAAAGGGGCAGCATCCGGCCACACGCACCTTTCAAGCTCTACGGATTTACATCAATCGGGAACTCGAAGAGCTCGCGCGCACCCTCGCGTCAGCTCTAGACCTGCTTGCCCCAGGGGGGAGGTTGGCGGTGATCAGCTTTCATTCGCTTGAAGACCGCATGGTCAAGCAGTGCATCGCGGCGGCGGCTCGTCCGGCTGCCGCGCATGCGCGCCTGCCCCTGCGCGAAAGCGAAATGCCCCAGCCGGTCCTGCGTTCCCTGGGACGCGTGCTGGCCGAAGACGATGAAGTCTCGGCCAATGCGCGCGCCCGTTCGGCGGTGCTGCGCGTCGCCGAGCGTACCGTCACGCCCTTGCCCGCCGAGGGCGGCATGGCCTTCGTGAAAATCGGTTCGCTGCCCGGCAGCGATCTGGCTCCGCCGCCTCGCCGCGGCGGCAAGGGAGGGCGCCGCTGA
- the mraZ gene encoding division/cell wall cluster transcriptional repressor MraZ, producing MFQGSSALTLDAKGRISIPTRHRDALMAQAEGRLTLTRHPDGCLLVYPRPEWEKKREQIAAFPMTARALQRLLLGNAQDVELDGSGRVLIAPELRNASGMTRDVMLLGLGAHFELWDAATLASREAEDLAKGMPDVLNQFSF from the coding sequence GTGTTTCAGGGAAGCAGCGCGCTCACGCTGGATGCCAAGGGACGGATCTCGATTCCGACCCGGCATCGTGACGCGCTGATGGCGCAGGCCGAAGGCCGCCTGACCCTGACCCGCCACCCAGACGGCTGCCTGCTGGTGTACCCGCGGCCCGAGTGGGAAAAGAAGCGCGAGCAGATTGCCGCCTTTCCCATGACGGCGCGTGCGTTGCAGCGGCTGTTGCTGGGCAACGCTCAGGACGTGGAACTGGACGGCTCCGGCCGCGTCCTGATCGCGCCTGAACTGCGCAACGCTTCCGGTATGACGCGCGATGTGATGCTGCTCGGTCTGGGCGCCCACTTCGAGCTGTGGGATGCCGCTACCCTGGCCAGCCGCGAGGCTGAAGACCTGGCCAAGGGTATGCCGGATGTGTTGAATCAGTTTTCGTTCTGA
- a CDS encoding ATP-binding cassette domain-containing protein: MALATLITLTDIQLAYGHHPLLDHADFAIQAGERIGLIGRNGAGKSSLLRLLDGRTVPDDGDIARTSGLRVATVEQEPELDENATVFDVVCNVDGDHEDWQRPSRVRAVLEKLGLPADAQIAGLSGGTRKRVALARALVEEPDLLLLDEPTNHLDFDGIAWLEEMLRTWKGAAVIITHDRRFLDSVATRIVELDRGRLLSFPGNFSQWQERKAQWLESERLEQARFDKLLAQEEVWIRKGVEARRTRNEGRVRRLERLRVERAERRERVGDVSLALAEGQRSGKMVAELEHVGKRFGDKIVVDDYSTTILRGDRIGIVGPNGAGKTTLLKLILGEMQPDSGKTRMGTNVSVAYFDQMRAQLDENATLVDIISPGSEWVEIGGTRKHVMSYLGDFLFSPARAGSPVRSLSGGERARLLLARLFARPANVLVLDEPTNDLDIETLELLEELLQEYSGTVLLVSHDRAFLNNVVTQTIAYEGNGHWRDYVGGYDEWVAQRPAPAPGAAAEEDAAKAARAADEAAARAKAAKPKPARATKMNSWELRELEGLPEAIAVLEAQQAELAGKLADGSLYRDAPAEVERINSELSKLESELEEKFARWELLEARRESAL; the protein is encoded by the coding sequence ATGGCTCTCGCAACGCTCATCACCCTGACCGACATCCAGCTGGCCTATGGCCACCACCCGCTGCTGGACCACGCCGACTTCGCCATCCAGGCCGGCGAGCGCATCGGCCTCATCGGCCGCAACGGCGCCGGCAAGTCCTCGCTGCTGCGGCTGCTGGACGGCCGCACCGTGCCCGACGATGGCGACATCGCCCGCACCTCGGGCCTGCGCGTGGCCACGGTCGAACAGGAACCAGAACTGGACGAGAACGCCACCGTCTTCGACGTGGTCTGCAATGTCGACGGCGACCATGAAGACTGGCAGCGCCCCTCGCGCGTGCGCGCCGTGCTGGAAAAGCTCGGCCTGCCGGCGGACGCCCAGATCGCCGGTCTGTCGGGTGGCACCCGCAAGCGCGTCGCGCTGGCCCGCGCGCTGGTCGAGGAACCCGACCTGCTGCTGCTGGACGAGCCCACCAACCACCTCGACTTCGACGGCATCGCCTGGCTCGAAGAGATGCTGCGCACCTGGAAGGGCGCCGCCGTCATCATCACCCACGATCGCCGCTTCCTGGATTCGGTGGCCACCCGCATCGTCGAACTGGACCGCGGCCGGCTGCTCAGCTTCCCCGGCAACTTCTCGCAATGGCAGGAGCGCAAGGCCCAGTGGCTGGAATCCGAGCGCCTCGAACAGGCCCGCTTCGACAAGCTGCTGGCCCAGGAAGAAGTCTGGATCCGCAAGGGCGTGGAAGCGCGCCGCACCCGCAACGAAGGCCGCGTGCGCCGCCTGGAACGCCTGCGCGTCGAACGCGCCGAGCGCCGTGAACGCGTCGGCGACGTGTCGCTGGCGCTGGCCGAGGGCCAGCGCTCGGGCAAGATGGTGGCCGAACTGGAACACGTCGGCAAACGCTTCGGCGACAAGATCGTGGTGGACGACTACTCCACCACCATCCTGCGCGGCGACCGCATCGGCATCGTCGGCCCCAACGGCGCCGGCAAGACCACGCTGCTCAAGCTGATCCTGGGCGAAATGCAGCCCGACAGCGGCAAGACCCGCATGGGCACCAATGTGTCGGTGGCGTACTTCGACCAGATGCGAGCCCAGCTCGACGAGAACGCGACGCTGGTCGACATCATCAGCCCGGGCAGCGAGTGGGTCGAGATCGGCGGCACCCGCAAGCACGTCATGAGCTATCTCGGCGACTTCCTGTTCTCGCCCGCCCGCGCCGGCTCGCCGGTGCGCAGCCTGTCGGGCGGCGAACGCGCCCGCCTGTTGCTGGCGCGCCTGTTCGCGCGCCCCGCCAACGTGCTGGTGCTGGACGAACCCACCAACGACCTCGATATCGAAACGCTGGAACTGCTCGAAGAACTGCTGCAGGAATACTCGGGCACGGTGCTGCTGGTCAGCCACGACCGCGCCTTCCTGAACAACGTCGTCACCCAGACCATCGCCTACGAAGGCAACGGCCACTGGCGCGACTACGTCGGCGGCTACGACGAATGGGTGGCCCAGCGTCCCGCCCCGGCGCCCGGCGCCGCGGCGGAGGAAGACGCGGCCAAGGCGGCACGCGCCGCCGACGAAGCCGCGGCCCGCGCCAAGGCCGCCAAGCCCAAGCCGGCCCGCGCCACCAAGATGAATTCGTGGGAACTGCGCGAACTCGAAGGCCTGCCCGAAGCCATCGCCGTGCTCGAAGCGCAGCAGGCCGAACTGGCCGGCAAGCTCGCCGACGGCAGCCTCTACCGCGATGCGCCAGCCGAAGTCGAACGCATCAACAGCGAGTTGTCCAAACTGGAAAGCGAGCTCGAGGAAAAGTTCGCGCGCTGGGAACTGCTCGAAGCGCGCCGCGAAAGCGCCCTCTGA
- the pyrC gene encoding dihydroorotase — MKKLSMSTQNTNQLIITRPDDWHLHLRDGAALEAVVADTARQFARAIIMPNLKPPVTTTEQALAYRGRILAALTKAGGDADAFTPLMTLYLTDNTSAEEIYRAHESGQVYAVKLYPAGATTNSDAGVTDLLGKCAKALEALEKCGMPLLVHGEVTDPSIDVFDREAIFVERVMKPLRRAFPALKVVFEHITTKEGAEYVRDAEGPIAATITPQHLLYNRNAIFQGGVRPHWYCLPILKRETHRLALVEAATSGSPRFFLGTDSAPHARGLKEHACGCAGCYTALHAMELYATAFDAVGKLDKLEGFASFHGPDFYGLPRNTGKLTLVRESYQIPDEVPFGDTGLVPLAAGETLAWRATV; from the coding sequence ATTAAGAAGCTCTCCATGTCCACGCAAAACACGAATCAACTGATCATCACCCGCCCCGACGATTGGCACCTGCACCTGCGCGACGGCGCGGCGCTGGAAGCGGTGGTGGCCGATACGGCCAGGCAGTTCGCCCGCGCCATCATCATGCCCAACCTGAAGCCGCCGGTGACCACCACCGAGCAGGCGCTGGCCTATCGCGGCCGCATCCTGGCCGCGCTGACCAAGGCGGGCGGCGATGCCGACGCCTTCACGCCGCTGATGACGCTGTACCTGACCGACAACACCTCGGCCGAGGAGATCTACCGCGCGCACGAGTCGGGCCAGGTCTATGCGGTCAAGCTGTATCCCGCGGGCGCGACCACCAACTCCGACGCCGGCGTGACCGACCTGCTGGGCAAGTGCGCCAAGGCGCTGGAAGCGCTGGAGAAATGCGGCATGCCGCTGCTGGTGCACGGCGAAGTGACGGATCCGTCGATCGACGTGTTCGACCGTGAAGCGATTTTCGTGGAGCGCGTGATGAAGCCGCTGCGCCGCGCGTTCCCGGCGCTGAAGGTGGTGTTCGAGCACATCACTACCAAGGAAGGCGCTGAATACGTGCGCGATGCCGAAGGTCCGATCGCGGCCACGATCACGCCGCAGCACCTGCTGTACAACCGCAATGCGATCTTCCAGGGCGGCGTGCGGCCGCACTGGTACTGCCTGCCGATCCTCAAGCGCGAAACCCACCGGCTGGCGCTGGTGGAAGCCGCGACCAGCGGCAGCCCGCGGTTCTTCCTTGGCACCGACAGCGCGCCGCATGCGCGTGGCCTGAAAGAACACGCCTGCGGCTGTGCCGGCTGTTATACCGCGCTGCATGCGATGGAGTTGTACGCGACGGCGTTCGATGCGGTCGGCAAGCTGGACAAGCTGGAAGGCTTCGCCAGCTTCCACGGTCCGGATTTCTACGGCCTGCCGCGCAACACCGGCAAGCTGACGCTGGTGCGCGAGAGCTATCAGATTCCGGACGAAGTGCCGTTCGGCGACACCGGGCTGGTGCCGCTGGCCGCCGGCGAGACGCTGGCCTGGCGCGCCACCGTCTGA
- a CDS encoding M20 aminoacylase family protein has protein sequence MYARSALESIRLFHDELTALRRDLHAHPELGFEEVRTSGIVAGALEALGIEVHRGIGKTGVVGVIRGKRCDSGRMIGLRADMDALPMTEDNAFGHKSTKPGLMHGCGHDGHTAVLIGAAKYLAQTRNFDGTAVLIFQPAEEGRGGAKAMMEDGLFDTFPCDAIYALHNWPGLKPGTIGINPGPMMAAADRFEILITGRGGHGAHPYQTIDPVTIAGQIITALQTIVSRNVNPLDSAVVSIGSLQAGHPGAMSVIPREARMVGTVRTFRKSVQEMVETRMRELVTAIASAFGGTAELTYERIYPATLNTPQHANLVADIATEMIGKENVVRDLVPSMGSEDFSFMLQSKPGAYFRLGQGGADSGCVLHNSHFDFNDAVIPLGSAMFCALAERGMPLAD, from the coding sequence ATGTACGCACGTTCTGCTTTGGAATCGATTCGGCTGTTTCATGACGAATTGACGGCGCTGCGGCGCGACTTGCATGCCCATCCCGAGCTTGGCTTCGAAGAAGTCCGGACGTCCGGGATCGTTGCCGGCGCGCTCGAGGCGCTGGGAATCGAGGTGCATCGGGGGATCGGCAAGACCGGCGTGGTGGGCGTCATCCGCGGCAAACGCTGCGATAGCGGCCGCATGATCGGCCTGCGCGCCGACATGGATGCGCTGCCGATGACGGAGGACAACGCGTTTGGCCACAAGTCGACCAAGCCGGGCCTGATGCACGGTTGCGGCCATGACGGCCATACGGCGGTGCTGATCGGGGCGGCGAAGTACCTGGCGCAGACGCGCAATTTCGATGGCACCGCCGTGCTCATCTTCCAGCCGGCCGAGGAAGGACGCGGCGGCGCCAAAGCCATGATGGAGGACGGGTTATTCGACACTTTTCCGTGTGACGCCATCTATGCGTTGCACAACTGGCCCGGCCTGAAGCCTGGCACCATCGGCATCAATCCGGGGCCGATGATGGCGGCGGCCGACCGCTTCGAGATCCTGATCACCGGCCGAGGCGGCCATGGCGCGCATCCTTATCAGACGATCGACCCGGTCACGATCGCCGGCCAGATCATCACGGCGTTGCAGACCATCGTGTCGCGCAACGTCAATCCGCTGGACTCCGCGGTGGTCTCCATCGGCTCGCTGCAGGCGGGCCATCCCGGCGCGATGAGCGTGATTCCGCGCGAGGCCCGGATGGTGGGCACGGTGCGCACGTTCCGCAAGTCGGTGCAGGAAATGGTCGAGACGCGCATGCGCGAGCTGGTCACGGCGATTGCGAGCGCCTTTGGCGGCACCGCCGAACTCACCTATGAACGCATCTATCCCGCGACCCTGAACACGCCGCAGCACGCCAACCTGGTCGCCGACATCGCCACCGAGATGATCGGCAAGGAAAACGTGGTGCGCGATCTGGTACCGTCGATGGGGTCGGAGGATTTCTCCTTCATGCTGCAAAGCAAGCCTGGCGCCTATTTCCGGTTGGGGCAGGGCGGAGCCGACTCCGGCTGCGTGCTGCACAACTCGCATTTCGATTTCAACGATGCCGTCATTCCCCTGGGCAGCGCGATGTTCTGCGCGCTGGCCGAACGGGGCATGCCGCTGGCAGATTAA
- a CDS encoding SWIB/MDM2 domain-containing protein, with amino-acid sequence MATTSKPATARKPNAAFMKPLTPSAELAAVIGSEAVPRTEVTKKIWEYIKKHNLQDASNKRNINADAKLRPIFGKDQVTMFELTKLVNAHLK; translated from the coding sequence ATGGCCACAACCTCCAAACCCGCGACCGCGCGCAAGCCGAACGCTGCATTCATGAAGCCCCTGACTCCCAGCGCCGAACTGGCTGCTGTGATCGGTTCGGAAGCCGTGCCGCGCACCGAGGTCACCAAGAAGATCTGGGAATACATCAAGAAGCACAACCTGCAAGATGCGAGCAACAAGCGCAACATCAACGCCGATGCCAAGCTGCGCCCGATCTTCGGCAAGGATCAGGTCACGATGTTCGAACTGACCAAGCTGGTCAACGCACATCTGAAGTAA
- a CDS encoding LysR substrate-binding domain-containing protein: MKADLIAREYLSPVCHPRLAEGPPALSEPADLASVMLLHDEPRAAWRQWCELAQVSLDLTRGVQFSDAALVLQAAADGAGVALGRLVLAADDLRAGKLVRLFDQVLPNDYSYWLVSSRTAAQRPDAQAFRAWLLEEARRSRLSPALAKR, encoded by the coding sequence ATGAAGGCGGACCTGATCGCGCGGGAGTACCTGAGTCCGGTATGCCATCCCCGCTTGGCGGAAGGCCCGCCGGCATTGTCGGAACCCGCCGATCTGGCAAGCGTCATGCTGCTGCACGATGAGCCGCGTGCGGCATGGCGGCAGTGGTGCGAACTGGCGCAGGTGTCGCTGGACCTGACGCGGGGCGTGCAATTCAGTGATGCCGCGCTGGTCCTGCAAGCGGCGGCCGATGGCGCGGGCGTGGCGTTGGGACGCTTGGTGTTGGCGGCCGATGACCTGCGCGCCGGCAAGCTGGTCCGCCTGTTCGACCAGGTGCTGCCCAACGACTATAGCTACTGGCTGGTATCTTCGCGCACGGCCGCGCAGCGACCGGACGCACAGGCGTTTCGCGCGTGGTTGCTCGAGGAAGCGCGCAGATCGCGCCTCTCGCCGGCGTTGGCGAAACGCTGA
- a CDS encoding LysE family translocator: MAGWEVWTAFLGYAVPMVISPGPGNTLLATAGGRYGVRGSVPFWAGFEAANLALCALYGLGLGGALHEHPQIHVVLKWAGVLYLLYLAWGFFQASAKPASQAANTRPLGFVDGFICVILNPKIHSMILVMFAQFLMPGVSLSLQVGQLSAAFVILGLFCHFPWIYGGKVILGRFNSPRALRIQAAVFGGAMLLVALYVALNG; the protein is encoded by the coding sequence ATGGCGGGATGGGAAGTCTGGACGGCGTTTCTCGGGTACGCGGTGCCCATGGTCATCAGCCCCGGACCGGGCAATACGCTGCTGGCCACCGCGGGCGGCCGCTACGGCGTGCGGGGATCGGTGCCATTCTGGGCAGGATTCGAAGCCGCCAACCTGGCGCTGTGCGCCCTCTACGGCCTGGGCCTGGGCGGCGCCCTGCATGAGCACCCGCAAATCCACGTCGTGCTGAAATGGGCGGGCGTCCTCTACCTGCTCTATCTCGCCTGGGGGTTCTTTCAGGCATCGGCCAAGCCCGCGAGCCAGGCTGCCAACACCCGCCCGCTCGGCTTCGTCGACGGATTCATCTGCGTGATCCTGAATCCGAAGATCCACTCGATGATCTTGGTCATGTTCGCGCAGTTCCTCATGCCCGGCGTCAGCCTGTCGCTGCAGGTCGGACAACTCAGCGCCGCGTTCGTGATCCTGGGCCTGTTCTGCCATTTCCCGTGGATCTACGGCGGCAAGGTCATCCTGGGACGCTTCAATTCGCCGCGGGCGCTGCGCATCCAGGCGGCGGTATTCGGCGGCGCCATGTTGCTGGTCGCGCTGTACGTGGCACTGAACGGATAA
- a CDS encoding DUF2274 domain-containing protein, with translation MSTTKKLRLGPLPKTENVKLTFACPASLKADLDRYAALHAQAYGEAVDATTLIPHMLEAFMAADRGFRKGGRGKAAPPQSG, from the coding sequence ATGAGCACGACCAAGAAACTGCGGCTCGGCCCGCTGCCCAAGACCGAGAATGTGAAGCTGACCTTCGCTTGCCCGGCCAGCCTGAAAGCCGACCTCGACCGCTACGCCGCGTTGCACGCGCAGGCATACGGCGAAGCGGTCGATGCGACGACGTTGATTCCGCACATGCTGGAGGCGTTCATGGCAGCGGATCGGGGATTCAGGAAGGGAGGTAGGGGCAAGGCCGCACCGCCTCAATCGGGCTGA
- a CDS encoding TrbI/VirB10 family protein — translation MSQDDSPDLAPQAGKVAPEAVALRAQPRPVTRLNRRTLAMLTGGLSVAVLGATIWSLQPHRRGAGEQTELYNVDRVSKSEGLDGLPADYSKLPPKVPELGPPLPGDLGPAIVKSQQPATPTYAPPGHDPEDARRKEADAAAGSSVFFRSGNQGKATAPVTAQAAAAAPGSALAGFDPLAAGPASTAAQPSDPIAMQNRQDQKEAFLKGGSTETRNSGNLQMPSSPYQVMAGTVIAGALVTGIKSDLPGDVIATVTEPVYDTATGKFLLIPQGSRILGKYNSQVSYGQSRVQVVWNRVILPDTSSLKLDNLAGTDPAGYAGLEDGVDWHWDRVFAGAALTTLLGVGAELAAPENRQNGNRIVIAGRDSAQDSINQVGQEMTRRNMNIQPTLTERPGLPVRIIVNRDLVLRPYQPMFFQRGAMQ, via the coding sequence ATGAGCCAGGACGATTCTCCTGATCTTGCACCGCAGGCGGGCAAGGTCGCACCCGAGGCAGTGGCGCTGCGCGCCCAACCGCGCCCGGTCACGCGCCTGAACCGGCGCACCTTGGCCATGCTCACGGGCGGCCTGTCGGTCGCCGTGCTCGGGGCCACGATCTGGTCATTGCAGCCGCACCGGCGCGGCGCGGGCGAGCAGACCGAGCTTTACAACGTGGATCGTGTCTCGAAGTCCGAAGGGTTGGACGGCCTGCCGGCCGACTACTCGAAGCTGCCGCCGAAGGTGCCCGAGTTGGGGCCACCGCTGCCGGGCGATCTCGGCCCGGCCATCGTGAAGTCGCAGCAGCCGGCGACGCCGACGTATGCGCCACCGGGCCACGACCCGGAGGATGCGCGGCGCAAGGAGGCTGATGCGGCGGCGGGTTCGTCGGTGTTCTTCCGCTCGGGCAACCAAGGCAAGGCCACCGCGCCGGTCACGGCGCAAGCCGCTGCGGCTGCGCCCGGCAGTGCCTTGGCGGGCTTCGACCCGCTGGCCGCTGGGCCGGCCTCGACGGCGGCCCAGCCATCCGATCCCATCGCCATGCAGAACCGGCAAGACCAGAAAGAGGCGTTCCTGAAAGGCGGCTCTACGGAAACCCGCAATTCCGGCAATCTGCAAATGCCGTCCTCGCCGTATCAGGTCATGGCGGGAACGGTGATCGCCGGGGCGTTGGTGACGGGTATCAAGTCGGACTTACCGGGCGACGTGATCGCCACGGTGACGGAGCCGGTCTACGACACGGCCACGGGCAAGTTCCTGCTGATCCCCCAAGGGTCGCGCATCCTGGGCAAGTACAACAGCCAGGTGAGCTATGGGCAGAGCCGCGTGCAGGTGGTGTGGAACCGCGTCATCCTGCCGGACACGTCTTCGCTGAAGCTCGACAACCTCGCGGGCACCGACCCGGCCGGCTACGCCGGCCTGGAGGATGGCGTCGATTGGCATTGGGATCGCGTCTTTGCCGGCGCGGCGCTGACGACGCTGCTGGGCGTGGGCGCCGAGCTGGCCGCACCGGAGAACCGGCAGAACGGCAACCGCATCGTGATCGCCGGGCGCGATAGCGCACAGGACAGCATCAATCAGGTCGGACAGGAGATGACCCGGCGCAACATGAACATCCAGCCGACGCTGACCGAACGGCCGGGCCTACCGGTTCGCATCATCGTCAACCGCGATCTGGTGTTGCGTCCGTACCAGCCGATGTTCTTCCAGCGGGGAGCGATGCAATGA